From the genome of Aquipuribacter nitratireducens:
TCGCACGGCGGACGGCCCCGGGACCCGAGTCGACACGGGACATGCGACCGACGGCGGTGCCCCCATGTCGACCGCCATCCGGCGACGGCGCTCGTCCGAGGACGAGCGACCCTGCCAGTTCCGTCCCCTCGTCCCGGCAGACCCGTCCGGTGGCGCACCTCGGACCGGTCCCTCATCCGACGCCTCAGAGCCCCGGCGCCCGCAGGTCCCTGTAGGCGCGCGGATCACGAGGCGCCCTGCCGGCACCCCATGGACCGCCCTCCCGTGCGCCGCCCACCTCCCCGTCCACGCACCCGACGTGGCTCCCCCGCGGCACGAGCCGGTGTCCGCCTGCGCCGTAGCCTGACCCCGTGCCCCGCCTGCGTATCGCCCTCGCCCAGGTCGACACGGTCGTCGGGGACCTGCCCGGCAACGTCGAGCGTCTCCGTGCCGCGGTCCGGGAGGCGGCGGCCGCCGACGCCGACCTCGTCGCCTTCCCCGAGATGTCCCTCACCGGCTACCCGGTGGAGGACCTCGCGCTCCGCCCGGCCTTCGTCGCCGCCTCGCGTGAGGCCGTCACCGACCTCGCCCGGCTCGTCGCCGACGACGGCAACGGGGACCTCGTGGTCGTCGTCGGCTACCTCGACCAGGACGTCGACGCCGCCGGCCAGGACCCCAACCGAACCGGGCGGCCACCGCTCGCGAGCCAGAACTGCGCGGCGGTCCTCCACCGCGGCGAGGTGGTCGCCCGCTACGCGAAGAACCACCTGCCGAACTACGGCGTCTTCGACGAGCGCCGCATCTTCGTGCCCGGCACGCACGGGCAGCGGGTGAACGTCCGCGGTGTCGACGTCGCCCTGCTCGTCTGCGAGGACCTGTGGCGCGACGGCGGTGTCACCGCGCAGCTGGCCGCCGCGGAGCACGACCCGGGTCTCGTGCTCGTGCTCAACGCGAGCCCGTACGAGCGGGGCAAGGACGACGTCCGCTACGAGCTGTGCCGGTCGCGTGCGGTCGAGACCGGCTGCGCGGTCGCGTACGTCAACGCCGTCGGCGGGCAGGACGAGCTCGTCTTCGACGGCGACTCGATGGTCGTCGGCGCCGACGGGACCCTGGTCACGCGGGCGCCGCAGTTCGTCGAGCACCTCCTCGTCCTCGACCTCGACCTCCCGTCGGGCGCCGACGAGGCCGGGCCCGGTCGGCTCTACGACCGGGTGACGCTGCGGGCGGGCGACCCCCGGCCCGGCGACGCACGGCCGCTCGTCCCCCCGCCCGCACCACCCCTGCCGGAGTGCGAGGAGGTCTACCGCGCCCTCGTCCTCGGCCTGCGGGCGTACGCGACGAAGAACGGGTTCCGCTCCGTCGTGCTGGGGCTGTCCGGCGGGATCGACTCCGCCCTCGTCGCCACCCTCGCGGTCGACGCGCTCGGCGCCGACGCCGTCCACACGGTGTCGCTGCCGAGCCGGTACTCCTCGCAGCACTCCCTCGACGACGCCGCCGAGCTCGCCCGCCGCCAGGGCACCCGGCACCGGGTCGTCGCCATCGCCGACATGGTCGAGCCGTTCGTCGGCGGGCTCG
Proteins encoded in this window:
- a CDS encoding NAD+ synthase, which produces MPRLRIALAQVDTVVGDLPGNVERLRAAVREAAAADADLVAFPEMSLTGYPVEDLALRPAFVAASREAVTDLARLVADDGNGDLVVVVGYLDQDVDAAGQDPNRTGRPPLASQNCAAVLHRGEVVARYAKNHLPNYGVFDERRIFVPGTHGQRVNVRGVDVALLVCEDLWRDGGVTAQLAAAEHDPGLVLVLNASPYERGKDDVRYELCRSRAVETGCAVAYVNAVGGQDELVFDGDSMVVGADGTLVTRAPQFVEHLLVLDLDLPSGADEAGPGRLYDRVTLRAGDPRPGDARPLVPPPAPPLPECEEVYRALVLGLRAYATKNGFRSVVLGLSGGIDSALVATLAVDALGADAVHTVSLPSRYSSQHSLDDAAELARRQGTRHRVVAIADMVEPFVGGLDLTGLAEENVQSRVRGVVLMALSNAEGHLVLAPGNKSELATGYSTIYGDAVGGFAPIKDVPKTLVWRLARWRNEQATARGEVPPVPEASIEKPPSAELAPGQLDSDSLPDYELLDELVDGYVVGDLGREALVARGADAEVVDHVVRLVDRAEWKRRQYPPGPKISPKAFGRDRRLPVTTRWQERS